In the Verrucomicrobiota bacterium JB022 genome, one interval contains:
- a CDS encoding class I SAM-dependent methyltransferase has translation MGPLVLSADFPDYQLLDSGRGRKLERFGDVILIRPEPKAWWRTATGEEQWGRAQAVFQDSGKWKFLRRNLDPSWNLSVCGTTLEVKLTDMSKHVGVFPEQEPHWSWLQERIKGRSQPRVLNLFGYTGAASLAAAKAGAHVTHVDASKPAIAWGKRNQEISGLQDAPVRWLLDDAFKFIAREIRRGNTYEAILLDPPSFGRGPKGEVWKVEEQIVDFLDHLRKLLSDQAACLILTMYNLEASSIMLHNLVQDMLPPGEVSSGELALTPKYGQSRLPLSLFCRWQPAQ, from the coding sequence ATGGGCCCGCTTGTCCTTAGTGCGGACTTCCCCGATTACCAACTCCTGGACAGCGGGCGCGGGCGCAAGCTCGAGCGCTTCGGCGATGTCATCCTGATCCGGCCCGAGCCCAAGGCCTGGTGGCGCACTGCCACCGGCGAAGAGCAATGGGGCCGGGCTCAGGCCGTTTTCCAGGACAGCGGCAAATGGAAATTCCTGCGCCGCAACCTGGACCCGAGTTGGAACCTCTCCGTCTGCGGCACCACGCTGGAGGTGAAGCTGACCGACATGTCCAAGCACGTCGGCGTCTTCCCCGAGCAGGAGCCGCACTGGAGCTGGCTGCAGGAGCGGATCAAAGGCCGTTCGCAGCCCCGCGTGCTCAACCTCTTCGGCTACACCGGCGCGGCCTCGCTCGCCGCCGCCAAGGCCGGGGCGCACGTGACGCACGTCGACGCTTCCAAGCCCGCCATCGCGTGGGGGAAGCGCAACCAGGAAATCTCCGGCCTGCAAGACGCACCCGTGCGCTGGCTGCTGGACGATGCCTTCAAGTTCATCGCGCGCGAAATCCGCCGCGGTAACACCTATGAGGCCATCCTGCTCGATCCGCCCAGCTTCGGGCGTGGCCCCAAGGGCGAAGTCTGGAAAGTGGAGGAGCAGATCGTCGATTTCCTCGACCACCTGCGCAAGCTGCTCAGCGATCAGGCTGCCTGCCTCATCCTGACCATGTACAACCTCGAAGCCTCGTCCATCATGCTGCACAACCTCGTGCAAGACATGCTGCCGCCGGGCGAGGTCTCCAGCGGTGAACTCGCGCTGACGCCCAAATACGGCCAAAGCCGCCTCCCGCTCTCCCTCTTCTGCCGCTGGCAACCCGCGCAGTAG
- a CDS encoding peptidylprolyl isomerase, translated as MAEYPRVTLKTSKGDITIALFEDKAPITVANFLEYVSSDHYDGTIFHRVIPGFMIQGGGMDANMIEKPTNAPIKNEAKNSVPNNRGTLAMARTNAIDSATSQFFINLVDNSFLNGNGITGGYAVFGQVVEGMEVVDAIAKVQTTSKGYHDDVPAQPVVIEDASRVEQ; from the coding sequence ATGGCTGAATATCCCCGCGTCACGCTCAAGACCTCCAAAGGCGACATCACGATCGCGCTCTTCGAAGACAAGGCCCCCATCACGGTGGCCAACTTCCTCGAATACGTCTCCAGCGACCACTACGACGGCACCATCTTCCACCGCGTCATCCCGGGCTTCATGATCCAGGGCGGCGGTATGGACGCCAACATGATCGAGAAGCCCACCAACGCTCCGATCAAGAACGAAGCCAAGAACTCCGTGCCCAACAACCGCGGCACGCTGGCCATGGCCCGCACCAACGCCATCGACAGCGCCACGTCGCAGTTCTTCATCAATCTGGTGGACAACAGCTTCCTCAACGGCAACGGCATCACCGGCGGCTACGCCGTGTTCGGCCAGGTCGTCGAAGGCATGGAAGTGGTCGACGCGATCGCCAAGGTCCAGACCACCAGCAAGGGCTATCACGACGACGTGCCCGCCCAGCCTGTCGTGATCGAAGACGCCTCCCGCGTCGAACAGTAG
- a CDS encoding DNA/RNA non-specific endonuclease, with protein MAKKKGGAKKAAGSRSKGFSLPNKLIFACIVLLVGLGVYLTNAGRDFSREGMQDRLQSLADEAKQRVDGMGGDGLYEPTRPTTVTYVPDETSLIYGGFPEPTGGLSLLQREGFMVAYDEGRENPAWVAYKLAGPPRFPSTKRPSRFSTDDETRVRVSHDDYTGTGYDRGHMAPNFAICTYYGPEAQEQTFLMSNIVPQDPDLNQGPWRELEEQIATTFTERFDAVYVITGPVYDHEREMLPKRDPKDPNNVEIPDAFFQVIVGQKADTVQAMGILMPQEAGRRDDWRDYVRSIDEIEAMTGYDFMSKLPDDLENRLESAKAAAW; from the coding sequence ATGGCAAAGAAAAAGGGTGGGGCCAAGAAGGCCGCCGGATCGCGCAGCAAAGGCTTTTCGCTGCCCAACAAGCTGATTTTCGCCTGCATCGTGTTGCTGGTCGGGCTCGGGGTCTACCTGACGAATGCCGGGCGCGACTTTAGCCGCGAGGGCATGCAAGACCGCCTGCAATCGCTCGCCGACGAAGCCAAGCAGCGCGTGGACGGTATGGGCGGCGACGGCCTCTACGAACCGACCCGCCCCACCACGGTCACTTACGTCCCGGACGAGACGAGCCTGATCTACGGCGGCTTCCCGGAGCCCACCGGCGGCCTCTCGCTCCTCCAGCGCGAAGGCTTCATGGTCGCCTACGACGAAGGGCGCGAGAACCCCGCGTGGGTGGCCTACAAGCTCGCCGGCCCGCCGCGTTTCCCCTCGACCAAGCGTCCCAGCCGTTTTTCGACCGACGACGAGACGCGCGTCCGCGTGAGCCACGACGACTACACCGGCACCGGCTACGACCGTGGCCACATGGCCCCAAATTTTGCCATCTGCACCTACTACGGTCCGGAGGCCCAGGAGCAGACCTTCCTCATGAGCAACATCGTGCCGCAAGACCCCGACCTCAACCAAGGGCCGTGGCGCGAGCTGGAGGAGCAGATCGCCACCACCTTTACCGAGCGCTTCGACGCCGTCTATGTGATCACCGGCCCCGTTTACGATCACGAGCGCGAGATGTTACCCAAGCGCGACCCCAAAGACCCGAACAACGTGGAGATCCCCGACGCCTTCTTTCAGGTCATCGTGGGGCAAAAAGCCGATACCGTGCAGGCCATGGGCATCCTCATGCCGCAAGAGGCTGGCCGCCGCGATGACTGGCGCGACTACGTGCGTTCGATTGACGAGATCGAAGCCATGACCGGTTACGACTTTATGAGCAAGCTGCCGGACGACCTCGAGAACCGGCTGGAGTCGGCCAAGGCAGCAGCGTGGTAA